The Pyxidicoccus trucidator genome includes a window with the following:
- a CDS encoding toxin-antitoxin system YwqK family antitoxin: MLSTKLIRMLTLGLALAAPAAMAGDTASKLNCPAGTAQAGTKDEGFTCVKANAKAGTQLAHGAYVEYHPNGKLATQGQFSDGLKVGVWTFYDESGNKRSTAEFKSGGWDGQRVMYFPSGKPRLIEEYQNGRKNGLVKELAEDGRVVSQVRYENNRAVANE; this comes from the coding sequence ATGCTGTCTACCAAACTGATTCGAATGCTGACCCTGGGTCTGGCCCTTGCTGCTCCCGCGGCGATGGCAGGCGACACCGCTTCGAAGCTGAACTGCCCGGCGGGCACGGCACAGGCCGGCACCAAGGACGAGGGCTTCACCTGCGTCAAGGCGAACGCCAAGGCGGGGACCCAGCTCGCGCACGGCGCGTACGTCGAGTACCACCCCAATGGGAAGCTTGCGACCCAGGGCCAGTTCTCGGACGGCCTCAAGGTGGGTGTCTGGACGTTCTACGATGAGTCGGGCAACAAGCGGAGCACGGCGGAGTTCAAGTCCGGTGGCTGGGATGGCCAGCGGGTGATGTACTTCCCGAGCGGCAAGCCCCGCCTCATCGAGGAGTACCAGAACGGCCGCAAGAACGGCCTCGTGAAGGAACTGGCCGAGGATGGCCGGGTCGTCAGCCAGGTTCGGTACGAGAACAACCGCGCGGTGGCAAACGAGTAG
- the gltJ gene encoding adventurous gliding motility protein GltJ: protein MRFVCDSCRAQYMISDDKVGPKGVKVRCKKCGHTITVRPAGASAAKDSAPESATSSPPTQNGAGKEAESSAATMPASLGTPPEGGLFTDWEEDEIGAVFDQVLSSGTHKIPAGEAAGEAAARDATTESVRKLAEAEAEPAKEDAKSNAAAHEWYVAIDEKQVGPFTVEKVKDLWDRGEVGPDSLCWRSGFSDWIPLSETSELASVLAPRPSKPVIVAPEPVSGSSPTVSSGPVQSAFSAGKASRADGVLAASSEEPVGWKPSAASVLASLVKEENDALAKPPPTPAPPLGREPVSQSRLLDVPMPPPEPVSSPSLRGADAMGAQMSPGAGPMPYGQQQAPYGQQPMQQQHYAQPAPYAQQPMAAQYPQQGYSPAYPPPGGAQGGGKNKMGALVGALVGLLIVAGGAVVFFMNNGNRTEVPAGTPVAAAQPTPATANPSLPPMPPPPAGVAQAAPAAATPAPATPAPAPVAGGTVAVAPATGTAAPTGTVPAAAPAVVAAAPAAATPPPAAAPVAATPPAETVVAKAERVGTARKPSTSTASARREEPEERQPTRAERPSSSSDGDDDFDELFGTKKSKPEPKQPEARPTAYVPPEPGGSTPERLQTSDVMAVVLANKPAIIKCVNEQKKKDPALSGKLVMRWSIQTSGKTTAVSCRTDEFRSTYMASCISGLIKSWTFPRHKKQGDPIDFPFTF, encoded by the coding sequence ATGCGTTTCGTCTGCGACAGCTGCCGCGCGCAGTACATGATTAGCGACGACAAAGTTGGCCCCAAGGGGGTCAAGGTTCGTTGCAAGAAGTGCGGCCACACCATCACCGTGCGCCCCGCGGGCGCATCGGCCGCGAAGGACTCCGCGCCGGAGTCCGCGACTTCTTCACCTCCCACCCAGAATGGCGCCGGCAAGGAGGCGGAGTCGTCGGCCGCCACCATGCCCGCATCGCTCGGCACTCCGCCCGAGGGCGGCCTCTTCACGGACTGGGAAGAGGACGAGATTGGCGCCGTCTTCGACCAGGTGCTCAGCTCGGGCACGCACAAGATTCCGGCGGGCGAGGCGGCCGGCGAGGCCGCGGCCCGTGACGCCACCACGGAGAGCGTGCGCAAGCTGGCCGAGGCCGAGGCCGAGCCGGCGAAGGAGGACGCGAAGTCCAACGCCGCCGCGCACGAGTGGTACGTCGCCATCGACGAGAAGCAGGTGGGCCCGTTCACCGTCGAGAAGGTGAAGGACCTGTGGGACCGCGGCGAGGTGGGGCCGGACAGCCTGTGCTGGCGCTCGGGCTTCAGTGACTGGATTCCGCTGTCCGAGACTTCCGAACTGGCCTCCGTGCTGGCGCCGCGTCCGTCCAAGCCCGTCATCGTTGCGCCCGAGCCGGTGTCCGGCTCGTCGCCCACGGTGTCCTCGGGCCCGGTGCAGTCCGCCTTCAGCGCGGGCAAGGCGTCGCGTGCTGACGGCGTGCTGGCCGCTTCCTCCGAAGAGCCGGTGGGCTGGAAGCCGTCCGCGGCCAGTGTGCTGGCCTCGCTGGTGAAGGAGGAGAACGACGCGCTCGCCAAGCCGCCGCCGACGCCCGCGCCTCCGCTGGGCCGGGAGCCCGTCTCCCAGTCCCGGCTGCTCGACGTTCCCATGCCTCCGCCGGAGCCGGTGTCCTCGCCGTCCCTGCGCGGCGCGGACGCCATGGGCGCGCAGATGTCTCCCGGGGCCGGGCCCATGCCCTACGGGCAGCAGCAGGCGCCGTACGGGCAGCAGCCCATGCAGCAGCAGCACTACGCGCAGCCCGCGCCCTATGCGCAGCAGCCCATGGCCGCGCAGTATCCGCAGCAGGGCTATTCGCCCGCGTATCCGCCTCCTGGCGGCGCGCAGGGCGGGGGCAAGAACAAGATGGGCGCCCTGGTGGGCGCCCTGGTGGGCCTGCTCATCGTCGCCGGTGGCGCGGTGGTCTTCTTCATGAACAACGGCAACCGCACCGAGGTGCCCGCGGGCACTCCAGTGGCGGCGGCCCAGCCCACCCCCGCGACGGCGAACCCGAGCCTGCCGCCCATGCCTCCGCCTCCCGCGGGCGTGGCACAGGCGGCGCCGGCTGCCGCGACTCCGGCTCCGGCCACCCCCGCGCCGGCTCCTGTTGCGGGCGGTACGGTGGCGGTGGCTCCGGCCACGGGCACCGCGGCGCCCACGGGCACCGTGCCTGCGGCGGCCCCGGCGGTGGTGGCGGCGGCTCCGGCCGCGGCGACTCCGCCTCCCGCGGCGGCTCCAGTCGCTGCGACTCCGCCCGCGGAGACGGTGGTGGCGAAGGCGGAGCGCGTCGGGACGGCCCGCAAGCCTTCCACCTCGACGGCCTCCGCGCGTCGTGAGGAGCCCGAGGAGCGACAGCCCACGCGCGCGGAGCGTCCGTCCTCCTCGAGCGACGGTGACGACGACTTCGACGAGCTGTTCGGCACGAAGAAGTCGAAGCCGGAGCCGAAGCAGCCCGAGGCGCGGCCCACCGCGTACGTGCCGCCCGAGCCCGGCGGCTCCACGCCGGAGCGCCTGCAGACGTCCGACGTCATGGCGGTGGTGCTGGCCAACAAGCCGGCCATCATCAAGTGCGTGAACGAGCAGAAGAAGAAGGACCCGGCGCTGAGCGGGAAGCTGGTGATGCGCTGGTCCATCCAGACCAGCGGCAAGACGACGGCCGTCTCCTGCCGGACGGACGAGTTCCGCTCCACCTACATGGCGAGCTGCATCTCCGGGCTCATCAAGAGCTGGACGTTCCCCCGCCACAAGAAGCAGGGCGATCCCATCGACTTCCCTTTCACCTTCTGA